The genomic segment TACACTGCATGTAACTGTACATGCAACTTACTGGCAAATAGGCTGTTGCCCGAGGTGATGGACACAGATGCCATGATGTTTGCAGTATTCTGAGTGGCACACAGATGTACAGGTGGCATTGCCCTTTGAAGAAACACACTGGAACCCAGATGGACATTCAAACAACCATTCACAAACATCTGTCTGCAAACCTtggaaagaaacattttttttattaaggtatATAAAGATAGGTGGTCTGAGATAGAAATAAAAGTGAGAGATATCTAAGTGGTTAAAATCTCATTATTCAACACTCACCTCCCACAGTAATATTCTTCACTTTAACTCCACCCACAAGTATTCCTTTCTTTGGCAGTGGGTTTAACCCCGCCTCTTGTAACAGAGACTCCACCCTTCCCAGCCAGGAGAGTGCTTCCACTGTTTGGAACTGAACTAGTGTTTGCAGAACTGGGCCTCTGATGAAAATATCCACGACAGAATCTATCAAATCAACTTATTTACCACAAGCCATCCACTATTTAGACATTTTAGATCAGGTTTTCAAAATTGTTTTCTTTGCTGAACCACTGCGACTTAAATTTTGTATCTGAAATACTCTTTGAAATTTTAaacctaaaatgtatttttggctgttgatttttttaaaaaaatttatgttataataatattataattaaaaatgttgtctgttttaaaacaatgttattgtttttatattgcaTTGCCATTTCTATCACAATTTTATGAACCCTTCATGGTTTAATCATGGTCCTCAAGGGGTCCCAAACTGAAAGTTTACTTAGACAATTAGtcagaacaaaaacaaatattcatttaatattacaAGTACTCACTGAATTATGAATTTCATTAAAGCAATGTCTGgttgacaatatatgtgtcagtAAAACTTTTTACCTGTGCCAGGTTACATGTTGATTCTGAAATCCAGAAAGGTTGTGCAGAAATGTCTCCACCTACAGGAGTGGATGAAGAGCAATGGTAATCAAATGACCATAAACCATCTGCTGACATTTAAAATTTGGGGtttcaaaaactgtatttttatcaaataaatgcagccttggtgagcatagaagacttctttcaaaacataaaaattcaCATAGCCTACAGAGGTTTGGGATGGTAGTGTATATAAAGTAATTCAAATGGTTTCACCTCAAGCAACCTCATGCTAGGGGCATAATCTCCTTCCAGAACAATCTGTAAGAGtacttgaaatgttttttctgaaaacagaagaataaatgttttttttttcaggaaaaaaaaactcatgtttACCAAGAATACGGATAAGTGAAAAATTAGTGGTCCCAAGAAGCAAAAGTGGCAGATATATTACTCACCCTTGATGATTGCTGGCTGGTCCTTCACTATAAAATAATGGCGTGCATGTAGCCACTTCCTGTCAAAGCTGGATGCAGTAGAACGGATCCAAGATGTTTGAGTCACTGCTTGTGTAGGTACtgtgtgtgcttttgttttaATTAGATAAGAGCTTGTGGTCATATTTTGGAGAAGTCTGACAGTGCTGGGTTTATGCACTGGAATGTGTGTCTGGACCTGGACTGAAGTAGTTTCTGTGGACGTGGCATGTGGATTAATCTGGGGGCTAGTTTTCCAATGTGGAGAGGTCGTACTAACAGATTTGCTTGTTGGAACAGTTGTACTGAGCTGAGAGATGTATGGAGTTGTGGTTTCCAATGATGAAGTACTCAGTGTGGCGATAGTGTGGGCGGTAAACCCATTAGTGTTTTCTGTTGATACAGTATGAATGTCATTAAATGGAGATAAGCCTAGAATTGTCTTCAAACTTGTTGTTCTAGTCTGAGTAGGATCACTCGTTGTCTGACCACTACTCATCTCACTGATATCAGTTACGTCGGAAAATCCCACATTGCTCTGCGTGTTTTCCAAAGATGTTGAATACGGAGGTGTAGATGTGTATAGAGGGAATTCAGTTGGCATAATTGATGTTGTGTTGGTATTCTGGACTTGTGATGGTGACCCATCAAATTCTTCTAAATCAGTGCGGTTCTCAGATCTCACTGTAGTGCTGTCTTCAACCATGAGGTCAGAAGTCACATTATGACTAATCTGAGGACTTGACAAAGAGATTGATGGAGGGCTGGTGATGGGACGTTCTTGCTTGCCTTGTACTGTGGATGCTAAATACAAAGTGCATGCAAGCCCGAGACACTCACTTTCAGATGGTGACAGATCCTTGTCCCTTTCTAGGGTACTAGGACTCTCAGTAGGGGTCAGGTCTGGAAGGATGGTAGCTGGGAAAGAGGTGAAGTCACTGGTTTTGTTAGTGTTGTGTGTCGTCTGGTAAGAGATTGACGCAGATGTGGAGCTGGTTCCTCGGGTGCTTGTATCGTGTTGACTTTGGGTTGTGTGTGAGATGAGGGTGGTTGATACTTTCAAAGATGTCAAAGTTGGAGTCTCAAGTGTGTTATATGAAGAGTGCATGAACTCGCCTGAAGTTGTTGGCTCATTCTCAGCGGTAACATTTATTAGCATCTCATTTGGAGACGTGGAGTAGTCAGCCATGTCACTTTCAGAAAACGCTAATGTGTGGGTTTGATTAACATCTGGAAACTCTGATACTGTTGCAGGCGTACTAGTAGTGAGTACTGAATCAGCATAGATTGTTGGATTAGTAATGAATTTATCTGCATTAGTTGACCTTGGAGAGCGATCTGTCCTGTCCACCTCTGATGATATACGTTGGTTGTCATCTGTAATTGTGTTTGAACTcccaaaaatcaaatcaaatcgacTCATCCCAACATCCTCTGATATTGTAAACTCATCCCTATTTGGGAGTGTCACCGTGGTTGCTATAGACTTGTGAGAACTGTCACTAAGAAAGTGTTTAGAAGTTCTGTGGAATGGCTGAATATAATGCGGACTTACAGTCATAAAGCTGGAAGTTGGAAACATTGAACTTGGATCAtctctttttgtcattttgggCTGTATTTTGGtaaatgcatgtgtatgtgtctgctgtgaacttcCTATATGTAGTTCAGTGTGTGAAACATCATTTGTGGTCAAAGGTACACTTGTTTTTGCCACATCAGTTGCCTGTTTGGGTGTAGTTTGTACAGACACCATTGGTGATTGGATTTCAGTAGAAGACTGCATCAAAATAGGTTCATTAGATAACATtgtatgtgtgttcatgtgtgtgtcaAGGGCAGAGCTGGTCTGTGTATCAGAATAAGAATGTGTGCCAGCAAGTGCGAGGTCGGAGATCCAGGCTCCAGCCGTTTCCTGTCCATTGTTGGTGATTTCCTGCGGAAATAGGGGTCTGCGCTTATCGTCCAGGTCAGACACACCTCCGCCCTGCTGTATACTCTCACCCCTGAGAGTGTGTGTTTTGGGGGCTGCATTGCTGCTCACTGGAATGTCAGCAGTGTAAGTTACATCGTTTGAGCCATTCGGAGAGGGAGACACCGGGTCAGCATCAGAGTGGGTGTAAGGAATCAAAGCAAGAGTGTGACTGTCCTCTGACGTGTTCCATCCtgagaaaaacacacagacaatgatgaaTGGAAACAGATATTATGAGATTATTCAAGACACAAGATTCCAACACTAGCTAAgaacactgcatttatttatttgcatatatatctGTATACTATACCAGCAGAAGAaagataacatttttatttaactttgtaTGAATAAGGAAAATATGTAGGATATTTAGATTTTTGCCAAGATTATCTGCATTGCATATatttttccaataaaaaaaaagatgaaaagggAAATGAACAAATATACAACCTTTTTTTACTGGGTATTGTCCATATACTTTTCACAAACACTTTTTGAAAAAACGTTTTTGAAAGAATATGATAATAGCATGGTACATAATTGACTTACTCAGATGTAATGAGGAAAATGTTTCATCAGTCCTTCTCAAGCTCCATTCAATGATGGTTCTCCCAGTGCCAGAGAATTGTGCCCGCTCCTCTCTTTCATAGATCAGTGTATTCCCATTCTCAAATTTAATTCCAATACGAGCGCCTTTCCCAACAGAAATGACCTCTATCCAAACAGTCTGATTTTCATAAGCATCAATAATCCAAGTGCAGGTAACATCCAACGGTTTTTCTGTGTTGTTACTGGTAAATCTGTTAAATAAAAGGCTGTTTGGCTGAATTGAGCCACTCCTCTCTCCAAGAATTTTACCTCCACAGTCTTGATTCAAGTTCAACAGTGTGTTACCTACAGaaaaatcatcatcatcttcaataAGTTAAGAAACTTTACATATTTTTTACCTTAAAGTTAGGTAATAACTTTTAAtaccattttatattttaaagtatcagtacttttacactttaaccatgtttttttgtgaGGGAAGTAAAAATGGTTGCAACTTTTACTCCAATAATAGCATAGTAGCCTACTATCAATGTAAATgtccaagaaaaacaaaaaacaaaaatatagccTAGAAGAAACATGGTACTTCTGACACGTGTGTAAAATCTGTGGTGCATAAACATTCAGTACCTATATGTTATGATCAGGCCCACTACAGTATATTTTAAGATTactatgatacatttttaaaaaggatTAATATATAGAAGAAtcataaaataaactatttaaaaaaactattaaatacagtttttatCAACCTTATAAAAATATGGCTAATGGACACGTTTAAATATAAGATAAGGTATTTAGCATTTAGTAAATACATCGTCTATTAATAAAATAGTCGTCTTACCTGGAgcgaaaataaataagaaaagatACACAAAACGACGCATTTTGCGAGCCAAAACATTCCAGGAAGGAATCCTTTCCCACAGTTAATTCCATAAAGATTATTTAACAATTCTAATGATGTAGACAATAGACTATATAAACTAGTCAAAAAAGTATGTGTAACGAGGATTCATATCAGTCTTCTGTCTGTTCTTTAAAAGACCTTCGCAGAAGAGTCAAGTTCATCCCTCAGTCCGCCTCAGAAACCGCGTTGAACCGACCTCAGCTCAATTTATGAAGCACGCGCGTGCGTATGCGCGCCTGTGAACGCGCGAGCTCGCCCAAGGGGTGTAGAAAACAAGGCATCGTGCAGACATATGATTACGATTAGGCATCTTTTTAAGAGGGAAAATGAGACGGAAGCGGTAAAACGTTAAGGGGACGGTGGATATTTCAAGATTAGGTTAATTATCGAGgttgtggtgtgtgtttgtgtgaaagaaaacagagagagtgtttgtTTGCGCTCCCCTGACGAGCTT from the Carassius carassius chromosome 7, fCarCar2.1, whole genome shotgun sequence genome contains:
- the si:ch211-14k19.8 gene encoding mucin-4, translated to MRRFVYLFLFIFAPGNTLLNLNQDCGGKILGERSGSIQPNSLLFNRFTSNNTEKPLDVTCTWIIDAYENQTVWIEVISVGKGARIGIKFENGNTLIYEREERAQFSGTGRTIIEWSLRRTDETFSSLHLRWNTSEDSHTLALIPYTHSDADPVSPSPNGSNDVTYTADIPVSSNAAPKTHTLRGESIQQGGGVSDLDDKRRPLFPQEITNNGQETAGAWISDLALAGTHSYSDTQTSSALDTHMNTHTMLSNEPILMQSSTEIQSPMVSVQTTPKQATDVAKTSVPLTTNDVSHTELHIGSSQQTHTHAFTKIQPKMTKRDDPSSMFPTSSFMTVSPHYIQPFHRTSKHFLSDSSHKSIATTVTLPNRDEFTISEDVGMSRFDLIFGSSNTITDDNQRISSEVDRTDRSPRSTNADKFITNPTIYADSVLTTSTPATVSEFPDVNQTHTLAFSESDMADYSTSPNEMLINVTAENEPTTSGEFMHSSYNTLETPTLTSLKVSTTLISHTTQSQHDTSTRGTSSTSASISYQTTHNTNKTSDFTSFPATILPDLTPTESPSTLERDKDLSPSESECLGLACTLYLASTVQGKQERPITSPPSISLSSPQISHNVTSDLMVEDSTTVRSENRTDLEEFDGSPSQVQNTNTTSIMPTEFPLYTSTPPYSTSLENTQSNVGFSDVTDISEMSSGQTTSDPTQTRTTSLKTILGLSPFNDIHTVSTENTNGFTAHTIATLSTSSLETTTPYISQLSTTVPTSKSVSTTSPHWKTSPQINPHATSTETTSVQVQTHIPVHKPSTVRLLQNMTTSSYLIKTKAHTVPTQAVTQTSWIRSTASSFDRKWLHARHYFIVKDQPAIIKEKTFQVLLQIVLEGDYAPSMRLLEVETFLHNLSGFQNQHVTWHRGPVLQTLVQFQTVEALSWLGRVESLLQEAGLNPLPKKGILVGGVKVKNITVGGLQTDVCEWLFECPSGFQCVSSKGNATCTSVCHSEYCKHHGICVHHLGQQPICQCPVGEDYWFMGQRCDLRMTRPHLVGVCFGVLVAVAAIMALLSYLTVRRFKTMLMQAKVEQTRSSYRRFNHFDELSARFWGRSWPGSADSLDNPAYTRSDELLHMRALDRTCCYHDDTLSVVSTYHGSGTHLNTIYPHGSQYGWDLSNCSLADGVVDSGKASDLSVCSWPIEPIQWTPFPLLQQLNRNTTTVKASRPRSYCEGMELVDLEKSWTA